Proteins found in one Pectobacterium atrosepticum genomic segment:
- the hldE gene encoding bifunctional D-glycero-beta-D-manno-heptose-7-phosphate kinase/D-glycero-beta-D-manno-heptose 1-phosphate adenylyltransferase HldE — translation MKVTLPDFRQAGVLVVGDVMLDRYWYGPTSRISPEAPVPVVKVDTIEERPGGAANVAMNIAALGAGSRLVGLTGVDDAARALNAKLGEVNVKCDFVSVPTHPTITKLRVLSRNQQLIRLDFEEGFEGIDPQPIIERIQQALPEIGALVLSDYAKGALAHVQTMIQTAKAAGVPVLIDPKGTDFSRYRGATLLTPNLSEFEAVAGRSKTEEELVERGMQLVADYELSALLITRSEQGMTLLQPGKAPLHLPTLAQEVYDVTGAGDTVIGVLAAALAAGNSLEEACFLANAAAGVVVGKLGTSTVTPIELENAIRGRADTGFGVMTEEQLKHAVELARQRGEKIVMTNGCFDILHAGHVSYLANARKLGDRLIVAVNSDASTKRLKGPTRPVNPLPQRMIVLGALEAVDWVVPFEEGTPQRLIASILPDILVKGGDYQPHEIAGSEEVWANGGEVKVLNFEDGCSTTNIINTIKASTSQS, via the coding sequence ATGAAAGTGACGCTGCCTGATTTCCGTCAAGCGGGTGTGTTAGTGGTTGGTGATGTCATGCTGGATCGTTACTGGTATGGGCCAACCAGCCGAATTTCACCAGAGGCACCGGTGCCTGTGGTCAAGGTTGATACGATCGAAGAGCGCCCGGGCGGCGCGGCGAACGTCGCAATGAATATCGCAGCATTAGGGGCGGGATCACGTCTGGTCGGGTTAACGGGGGTTGATGATGCTGCACGCGCACTGAACGCCAAACTTGGCGAAGTGAATGTGAAGTGTGATTTTGTCTCTGTTCCTACGCACCCGACGATCACCAAGCTGCGCGTACTGTCGCGCAATCAGCAACTGATTCGACTGGATTTCGAAGAGGGCTTTGAGGGGATTGATCCTCAACCGATCATTGAGCGTATCCAACAGGCGCTGCCAGAAATTGGCGCGCTGGTGCTGTCTGACTATGCAAAAGGCGCCTTGGCGCATGTGCAAACCATGATTCAGACGGCAAAAGCGGCTGGCGTTCCGGTGCTGATCGACCCAAAAGGCACCGATTTTTCCCGTTACCGTGGTGCGACGCTGCTGACGCCGAATCTGTCTGAATTTGAAGCAGTCGCAGGGCGTAGTAAAACGGAAGAAGAACTGGTCGAGCGCGGTATGCAACTGGTGGCTGATTACGAGCTGTCTGCGTTGCTGATTACGCGTTCCGAGCAAGGGATGACGTTGCTACAGCCGGGCAAAGCCCCACTGCATTTGCCGACGCTGGCGCAGGAAGTGTATGACGTCACTGGTGCTGGCGACACAGTGATTGGTGTGCTGGCTGCTGCGCTGGCGGCGGGTAATTCGCTGGAAGAGGCCTGTTTCCTGGCGAATGCTGCCGCAGGCGTCGTCGTTGGCAAGCTGGGAACTTCAACCGTTACTCCGATTGAGTTGGAAAATGCTATCCGTGGCCGTGCCGACACTGGATTTGGTGTGATGACCGAAGAACAGCTGAAACATGCCGTTGAGTTGGCGCGTCAGCGTGGCGAAAAGATTGTGATGACCAACGGCTGCTTCGATATTCTGCATGCTGGACATGTGTCTTATCTGGCAAATGCTCGCAAACTTGGCGATCGGCTGATCGTTGCGGTAAACAGCGATGCTTCAACTAAACGCCTGAAGGGGCCGACTCGGCCTGTCAACCCGCTGCCGCAGCGGATGATCGTGTTGGGCGCATTGGAAGCTGTCGACTGGGTCGTGCCATTTGAAGAAGGTACGCCGCAGCGTCTGATTGCCAGTATCCTGCCGGATATTCTGGTGAAAGGCGGAGACTACCAGCCACATGAAATCGCCGGTAGTGAAGAGGTCTGGGCCAACGGCGGTGAAGTGAAAGTCCTGAATTTTGAGGACGGTTGCTCCACGACAAATATTATCAACACGATTAAAGCCAGCACGTCTCAATCTTAA
- the glnE gene encoding bifunctional [glutamate--ammonia ligase]-adenylyl-L-tyrosine phosphorylase/[glutamate--ammonia-ligase] adenylyltransferase has translation MSILPLPALPVLLTEQSQRALSRLREAAPDEPITDSDSAVLALSDFVSDALALHPDWWQGIHQQPPQPEEWQHYADWLSNALVDVNDENALMAALRRFRRHMLARIAWSQALQTSTTEHSLRQLSELAEVIIVAARSWLYQACCREWGTPCNAQGVAQPLLILGMGKLGGGELNFSSDIDLIFVYPENGHTQGGRRELDNAQFFTRLGQRLIKVLDQPTVDGFVYRVDMRLRPFGDSGPLVLSFAAMEDYYQEQGRDWERYAMVKARLMGGMDDAYSQELRSTLKPFVFRRYIDFSVIQSLRNMKGMIAREVRRRDLRNNIKLGAGGIREIEFITQVFQLIRGGREPGLQGRSLLPTLQHVGALGLLTPQQVLDLSTSYLFLRRLENLLQAIADEQTQTLPSDELNQQRLAWGMGFDSWDTLQSMLSQHMQAVRHVFDELIGDDAPDNNDIPEHSSYSSLWQDTLDDGDLAPLTPHLTETVREKLMRTIVEFRNDVAKRTIGPRGRDVLDQLMPCLLAEVCARQEADTVLSRLTPLLLGIVTRTTYLELLLESRAALAQLIRLCAASPMVASQLARYPLLLDELLDASTLYQPTAPGAYADELRQYLMRVPEDDEEQQLEAVRQFKQSQQLRIAAGDIGGVLPVMKVSDHLTYLAEAIIAAVVQQAWGLMVERYGQPSHLQHREGRGFAVIAYGKLGGWELGYSSDLDLVFLLDCPSDVMTDGERSIDGRQFYLRLAQRVMHLFSTRTSSGILYEVDARLRPSGAAGMLVSTVEAFDDYQRNEAWTWEHQALVRARMVYGESGVQQTFESIRRSILCAERDADTLRTEVREMREKMRQHLANKDKSRFDIKTDAGGITDIEFITQYLVLRYAAQEPRLTHWSDNVRILELMAQYGVMEESEANALKLAYVTMRNELHHLALQELSGRVSKDRFVAEREQVLVSWNKWLMGA, from the coding sequence ATGTCGATACTTCCTTTGCCCGCTTTACCTGTGCTTCTGACGGAACAATCTCAGCGTGCTTTGTCGCGTTTGCGGGAGGCCGCGCCTGATGAACCGATAACAGACAGCGACTCGGCTGTTCTGGCATTGAGTGATTTTGTCAGCGATGCGCTTGCGCTGCATCCTGACTGGTGGCAGGGGATTCATCAGCAGCCGCCACAGCCTGAAGAGTGGCAGCACTACGCCGATTGGTTGAGCAACGCACTGGTTGACGTTAACGATGAAAATGCGTTGATGGCGGCATTGCGCCGGTTTCGCCGCCATATGCTGGCGCGAATTGCGTGGTCGCAGGCGCTGCAAACCAGTACGACGGAACACTCGCTGCGTCAGCTTAGCGAGCTGGCCGAGGTGATAATTGTGGCGGCGAGAAGCTGGCTATATCAGGCCTGTTGTCGCGAGTGGGGGACACCTTGCAATGCGCAGGGCGTTGCTCAGCCTCTGCTGATTCTTGGCATGGGAAAATTGGGGGGGGGAGAGCTCAACTTCTCTTCAGATATCGACCTGATCTTCGTTTATCCCGAAAATGGTCATACGCAAGGCGGACGGCGTGAGCTGGATAACGCGCAGTTCTTCACGCGCTTGGGACAGCGGCTCATTAAGGTGCTGGATCAGCCGACCGTCGATGGCTTTGTTTACCGTGTGGACATGCGGCTACGTCCCTTTGGCGACAGCGGCCCACTGGTGCTCAGCTTTGCGGCTATGGAGGATTATTATCAGGAACAGGGCCGCGACTGGGAACGCTACGCGATGGTTAAAGCGCGTCTGATGGGCGGAATGGACGATGCCTACAGTCAGGAACTGCGCAGTACATTAAAGCCCTTCGTCTTTCGTCGTTATATTGACTTCAGCGTGATCCAGTCTTTACGCAATATGAAGGGCATGATTGCCCGTGAAGTGCGTCGCCGGGATCTGCGCAATAACATCAAGCTGGGCGCGGGTGGGATTCGTGAGATCGAATTTATCACGCAGGTTTTCCAACTGATTCGAGGCGGACGTGAACCGGGGTTACAGGGACGTTCACTGTTGCCTACGCTCCAGCATGTGGGAGCATTGGGGTTATTAACCCCGCAGCAGGTGCTCGATCTCAGTACCTCTTATCTGTTTCTGCGCCGTTTGGAAAACCTGTTGCAGGCGATTGCCGATGAACAGACACAAACGCTGCCGAGTGATGAACTGAATCAGCAGCGGTTGGCATGGGGAATGGGGTTCGACAGCTGGGACACGTTGCAATCCATGTTGTCACAGCATATGCAGGCGGTGCGCCACGTATTTGATGAACTGATTGGCGATGATGCACCGGACAATAATGATATCCCTGAACATAGCAGCTACAGCAGCCTATGGCAGGACACGCTGGATGACGGTGACCTGGCTCCGCTGACGCCGCATCTTACGGAAACCGTGCGTGAGAAGCTGATGCGGACGATTGTGGAATTCCGTAATGATGTGGCGAAACGCACAATAGGGCCACGCGGGCGAGATGTGCTGGATCAGCTCATGCCGTGTTTGCTGGCGGAGGTCTGTGCTCGTCAGGAGGCCGATACGGTGCTGTCTCGTTTGACCCCGCTGCTGCTGGGGATTGTCACTCGAACCACCTATCTCGAACTGTTACTGGAGTCTCGTGCCGCGCTGGCCCAACTGATTCGCCTGTGTGCGGCTTCGCCGATGGTTGCCAGCCAATTGGCACGTTATCCCCTTCTGTTGGATGAATTGCTTGATGCGTCAACGCTGTATCAGCCGACGGCTCCGGGCGCGTACGCTGACGAGTTACGTCAGTATTTGATGCGCGTCCCTGAGGATGATGAAGAACAACAACTGGAAGCCGTTCGCCAGTTTAAGCAGTCACAACAGTTACGCATCGCCGCAGGAGATATCGGTGGCGTACTGCCGGTAATGAAAGTGAGCGATCACTTAACGTATTTGGCAGAAGCGATTATCGCGGCAGTAGTTCAGCAAGCGTGGGGGCTGATGGTGGAGCGCTACGGCCAACCCTCCCACTTGCAGCATCGTGAAGGCCGTGGGTTTGCCGTCATTGCCTATGGCAAGCTCGGGGGATGGGAATTGGGCTATAGCTCCGATCTGGATCTGGTGTTCTTGCTGGATTGTCCATCGGACGTGATGACGGATGGCGAGCGCAGTATTGATGGCCGCCAGTTTTACCTGCGGCTTGCACAACGTGTGATGCATCTGTTTAGCACCCGGACGTCATCAGGCATTCTGTATGAAGTGGATGCGCGTTTACGGCCATCGGGCGCGGCTGGCATGTTGGTCAGCACGGTTGAAGCGTTTGATGATTATCAGCGCAATGAGGCGTGGACGTGGGAGCATCAGGCATTGGTGCGCGCGCGTATGGTGTACGGCGAAAGCGGTGTGCAGCAGACATTTGAGTCTATCCGCCGCAGTATCCTCTGTGCAGAGCGTGATGCAGATACCTTGCGAACTGAAGTGCGGGAAATGCGGGAAAAAATGCGTCAGCATTTGGCGAACAAAGATAAATCACGCTTTGATATCAAAACTGATGCGGGCGGTATTACGGATATCGAATTTATCACCCAGTATCTGGTGCTGCGCTACGCCGCGCAGGAACCACGTTTGACTCACTGGTCAGACAATGTGCGTATTCTGGAGCTGATGGCGCAGTATGGCGTGATGGAAGAGAGCGAAGCCAATGCGCTCAAGCTGGCCTATGTCACGATGCGCAATGAACTGCACCATCTGGCTTTGCAGGAACTGTCCGGGCGGGTTAGCAAGGATCGGTTTGTTGCTGAGCGGGAACAGGTGCTGGTGAGTTGGAATAAGTGGCTGATGGGTGCGTAA